One part of the Clostridium thermosuccinogenes genome encodes these proteins:
- the trkA gene encoding Trk system potassium transporter TrkA has protein sequence MKILIIGDGKVGYSLAENLSKEDNDVTIIDKNAEALKKAEENLDVMCIKGNGISVNTLLEAGVDDTDLLIAVTASDELNMVCCLTGKKLGAARTIARIRDHEYASELALLKERIGLDMVINPEQAAADEIARIFRYPSAISVDSFSRRKVDMVEVKITSDTPAVGLKLKDLPSKVAGSILICAVVRNDEVFIPNGDFRIENDDILCIIGKPSNVYGFYKYLGKCTQKIKNVMMVGGGRIAYYLANLLKEMDIRVKVIESDRERCEELSELLPDTLIIHGDGTEEDLLKSENIGEMGGFIAITGRDEDNLMSSLLAKQYGVQTVVTKITRMNYSSILKTLHLDNIVSPKHITADIILRYVRSLKNARGSKIESLHRIINGQAEIVEFIANDSTSYLNIPLKDIKFARDTLIAVIVRKNEIIIPHGNDVIKKDDRVIIVTKNKAVLDLNQLASTGGLQNELQNSLKNIGHTPVV, from the coding sequence ATGAAAATTTTGATTATAGGTGATGGGAAAGTCGGATATAGTCTTGCCGAGAACCTATCAAAGGAGGATAATGACGTTACAATTATTGATAAGAATGCCGAAGCCTTAAAAAAGGCGGAAGAGAATCTTGACGTCATGTGCATAAAAGGAAATGGTATAAGTGTAAACACTCTTCTGGAGGCAGGAGTGGATGATACTGATCTCCTTATTGCGGTGACAGCCAGCGATGAGCTCAACATGGTATGCTGCCTTACGGGCAAAAAGCTGGGAGCTGCCAGGACGATAGCCAGGATAAGGGATCATGAATATGCCAGCGAGCTTGCACTCCTCAAGGAGAGAATAGGTCTTGACATGGTTATAAATCCTGAGCAAGCTGCCGCTGACGAAATAGCCCGCATATTCAGGTATCCGTCGGCCATCAGTGTCGACAGCTTTTCCAGAAGAAAAGTCGATATGGTGGAAGTAAAGATTACAAGCGATACACCGGCTGTGGGTCTCAAGCTTAAGGATCTGCCCTCAAAAGTTGCCGGCTCGATACTCATATGCGCGGTAGTGAGAAATGATGAGGTTTTCATTCCCAATGGAGATTTCAGAATAGAAAACGATGATATCCTATGTATCATAGGAAAACCGTCTAATGTGTATGGCTTTTATAAATATCTGGGGAAATGCACCCAGAAGATAAAAAATGTCATGATGGTAGGTGGCGGACGTATAGCTTACTATCTGGCCAATTTATTGAAGGAAATGGATATCAGGGTGAAGGTAATTGAAAGCGACAGGGAAAGATGTGAGGAGCTGTCCGAACTGCTGCCGGATACCTTGATAATCCATGGCGACGGCACTGAAGAAGACCTGCTGAAATCGGAGAATATCGGTGAAATGGGTGGTTTTATAGCAATAACCGGAAGAGACGAGGATAATCTTATGTCTTCTCTTTTGGCAAAGCAGTACGGGGTTCAGACGGTTGTAACCAAGATAACAAGAATGAATTACTCCTCAATACTGAAAACTCTCCATCTGGATAATATTGTAAGCCCAAAACATATTACGGCAGATATCATCCTAAGATATGTAAGGTCTCTAAAGAACGCCAGAGGAAGCAAGATAGAATCCCTGCACAGAATAATAAACGGACAGGCGGAGATTGTGGAGTTTATTGCTAACGATTCCACAAGCTATTTAAACATCCCGTTAAAGGACATCAAATTTGCAAGGGACACATTGATTGCGGTCATAGTCAGAAAAAATGAGATTATCATACCCCATGGTAATGATGTCATCAAAAAGGACGACAGAGTTATTATAGTAACAAAAAATAAAGCGGTATTGGATTTGAACCAATTAGCTTCAACAGGAGGTTTACAGAATGAATTACAGAATAGTCTTAAGAACATTGGGCATACTCCTGTTGTGTGA
- a CDS encoding GntR family transcriptional regulator codes for MKVITKRIFEQVRELIEAEARDKKPGEPIDTEANYARRFGVSRPTVRKAVEDLIRIGMIKRVPGKGLVMARLDEVPYRGKLLIALPHDVGDGFLFRVMLGCVEQANLLGFDYKILSLKDSKARLEQVKKEYLDDFVAAITCCYEVDYEYELLEYLQNAGLPVMLIDNPPKMSDVPCVTCDDYDGGYKMGAYLAKKGHRNIINISTLRPVQTVDRRDRGFVQALRDAGIDYDTSLILKGHNYTSEFISRFTPEDFKSGRYTAICSHTSLAIVEISRWLYENDLRIYDDVSIIGYGDHPYLPMQNMPFTAIGVPSIEMGKSAVDEISSALLEKRPMNSIQHEVWLEKRHTVKSIV; via the coding sequence ATGAAAGTGATAACAAAGCGTATTTTTGAACAAGTCAGAGAGTTAATTGAAGCAGAAGCTCGAGATAAAAAGCCCGGAGAACCGATCGATACCGAGGCTAATTATGCGCGGCGTTTTGGAGTGAGCCGTCCTACGGTTCGAAAAGCTGTTGAGGATCTGATTCGCATAGGAATGATAAAGCGTGTTCCGGGAAAAGGTCTTGTTATGGCAAGATTGGACGAGGTTCCCTACCGGGGTAAGCTTTTGATAGCTCTGCCTCACGATGTGGGAGACGGATTCCTTTTTCGCGTTATGCTTGGTTGTGTTGAACAGGCCAACTTGCTGGGCTTTGATTATAAGATTCTGAGCCTCAAGGATTCCAAAGCTCGTCTGGAACAAGTAAAGAAGGAATATCTTGATGATTTTGTCGCGGCTATCACGTGCTGCTATGAGGTGGACTATGAATATGAGCTGTTGGAATATCTTCAGAATGCAGGATTGCCGGTAATGCTGATAGATAATCCTCCCAAAATGTCCGATGTTCCCTGTGTCACCTGTGATGACTATGACGGCGGATACAAAATGGGAGCGTATCTGGCTAAAAAAGGCCACCGCAACATCATAAACATATCCACATTAAGGCCCGTGCAAACTGTCGACCGGCGTGATCGGGGTTTTGTGCAGGCTTTGAGGGATGCCGGTATAGATTATGATACTTCTCTGATATTAAAAGGCCATAATTATACTTCAGAATTTATATCCCGGTTTACACCGGAGGATTTTAAATCCGGCAGATATACGGCAATATGCAGTCATACCAGTCTTGCTATTGTCGAAATAAGTCGCTGGCTTTATGAAAATGATCTGAGGATTTATGATGATGTATCAATCATCGGTTACGGAGATCATCCGTATCTACCCATGCAAAACATGCCATTTACGGCTATTGGAGTTCCGAGCATAGAGATGGGAAAGAGTGCGGTGGATGAAATAAGTTCAGCTCTGCTGGAGAAGCGGCCGATGAACAGCATACAGCATGAAGTGTGGCTCGAGAAAAGGCATACTGTTAAAAGTATAGTATAG
- a CDS encoding TrkH family potassium uptake protein, which produces MNYRIVLRTLGILLLCEAAAMLPSLVTAIYYRGNDIGAFAVTILLLLLFGVSMVKVKPKVKEIYARDGFAIVGIGWILISVFGAMPFYFSGAIPTVIDSFFESVSGFTTTGATILKQVEDLPRGILFWRSFTHWIGGMGVLVLTLAILPSVGARTLHIMKAESPGPAPGKLVPRIGQTAKILYAIYSLMTIVLAILLLLAGMPLYDSLIHAFGTAGTGGFSIKNTSIGAYNNIYIDVIITIFMLMSGVNFSVYYFIFKGSLKAALKNGELLLYLGIAAVSTVFIAINIHGSMFDSVGQSLRHAAFQVSSILTTTGYSTTDFNQWPELSKMILLVLMFIGGCAGSTAGGIKNIRLLILGKTIKREMVRIVHPKAVYTIKVDGKVVDEETVSGVMTFYFAFMAIFTVSLILVSIDGKDMVTTISSVATCIGNVGPGLGMVGPLGSFADYSVFSKIVLSFCMIVGRLEIFPVLLLLMPHFWKKVSI; this is translated from the coding sequence ATGAATTACAGAATAGTCTTAAGAACATTGGGCATACTCCTGTTGTGTGAGGCGGCAGCTATGCTGCCGTCACTGGTGACTGCCATTTACTACCGGGGTAACGATATTGGTGCTTTTGCTGTAACCATATTACTTTTACTGCTTTTTGGAGTATCCATGGTAAAAGTCAAGCCAAAAGTGAAAGAGATATATGCACGGGATGGTTTTGCAATTGTCGGCATAGGTTGGATACTGATATCGGTATTTGGCGCCATGCCCTTTTATTTCAGCGGCGCGATCCCAACAGTGATAGATAGTTTTTTTGAATCAGTTTCAGGATTTACGACCACGGGAGCGACTATCCTAAAGCAGGTTGAAGACCTGCCCAGGGGCATTTTATTTTGGAGAAGCTTTACCCACTGGATAGGCGGAATGGGTGTGCTGGTGCTGACTCTCGCCATTTTGCCATCGGTAGGAGCACGCACTTTGCATATTATGAAAGCTGAAAGCCCGGGCCCTGCTCCTGGAAAGCTTGTTCCCAGGATTGGACAAACTGCTAAGATTCTGTATGCTATATACTCCTTGATGACTATTGTACTGGCCATACTGCTCTTACTGGCGGGCATGCCTTTGTATGATTCTCTGATACATGCCTTCGGTACGGCAGGTACCGGTGGTTTTTCCATCAAAAATACCAGTATTGGGGCTTATAATAATATATATATTGATGTAATAATCACAATCTTCATGTTGATGTCCGGAGTGAATTTCTCGGTTTACTACTTTATATTTAAAGGCAGCCTGAAGGCGGCGTTGAAAAATGGAGAGCTGCTGCTCTATTTAGGAATAGCTGCGGTTTCAACGGTCTTTATTGCAATAAATATACATGGCAGCATGTTTGACTCAGTAGGTCAGTCATTGAGACATGCAGCCTTTCAGGTATCCTCCATTCTTACCACTACAGGATACAGCACCACTGATTTTAACCAGTGGCCAGAACTTAGCAAAATGATACTTTTAGTTTTGATGTTTATAGGAGGTTGTGCCGGTTCCACTGCCGGTGGAATCAAAAATATAAGGCTCCTGATATTGGGTAAGACCATAAAAAGGGAAATGGTAAGGATTGTGCATCCTAAAGCAGTCTATACGATTAAGGTTGATGGGAAAGTGGTTGATGAAGAAACGGTATCCGGGGTAATGACCTTTTACTTTGCATTTATGGCTATATTCACAGTTTCCCTTATACTTGTTTCCATAGATGGAAAGGATATGGTGACTACCATTTCGAGCGTTGCCACATGTATAGGAAATGTCGGCCCTGGACTGGGTATGGTAGGTCCTTTGGGTAGCTTTGCGGATTATTCGGTTTTCAGCAAGATCGTTTTAAGCTTTTGCATGATTGTCGGAAGGCTTGAAATATTCCCGGTTTTGCTCTTATTGATGCCGCATTTTTGGAAGAAAGTCAGTATTTGA
- a CDS encoding amino acid ABC transporter ATP-binding protein — MIEVKKLVKDFGGHRVLDGIDQSVEKGEKIVVIGPSGSGKSTFLRCLNLLETPTSGEILFEGENITDPKVDINRVRRKMGMVFQHFNLFPHMSVMDNIIFAPTHLKLMSKDEAQAKAEALLKRVGLQDKAKAYPNQLSGGQKQRIAIVRALAMSPDLMLFDEPTSALDPEMVGEVLEVMKELAQEGMTMIVVTHEMGFAKEVGTRVLFMDEGKIVEDAPPEELFGNPRTERAKEFLSKVL, encoded by the coding sequence GTGATAGAAGTTAAAAAACTCGTGAAGGATTTTGGAGGTCACAGGGTTTTGGATGGTATTGACCAGTCGGTAGAAAAAGGGGAGAAAATAGTTGTTATAGGTCCTTCCGGTTCAGGAAAAAGCACATTTTTAAGGTGCCTCAATCTGCTGGAAACTCCCACAAGCGGAGAAATCCTCTTTGAAGGTGAGAATATTACCGATCCAAAGGTTGATATAAATAGAGTTCGCAGAAAAATGGGAATGGTGTTTCAGCATTTCAACCTGTTTCCGCATATGAGTGTTATGGACAATATAATTTTTGCCCCTACTCATCTTAAGCTGATGAGCAAGGACGAAGCCCAGGCGAAAGCGGAAGCCTTGCTGAAACGTGTAGGTTTGCAGGATAAAGCCAAAGCTTATCCAAATCAGCTGTCGGGTGGACAGAAGCAGAGGATTGCCATAGTCAGAGCCCTTGCCATGTCACCGGATTTAATGCTTTTTGACGAGCCTACTTCAGCTCTCGACCCGGAAATGGTCGGGGAGGTTCTGGAGGTTATGAAGGAGCTGGCGCAAGAGGGCATGACTATGATCGTCGTCACCCATGAAATGGGGTTTGCCAAAGAAGTGGGAACCCGGGTATTGTTCATGGATGAGGGTAAAATCGTTGAAGATGCGCCGCCGGAGGAGCTGTTTGGAAATCCTAGAACCGAAAGGGCAAAAGAGTTTTTGAGCAAGGTTCTGTAA